Genomic DNA from Candidatus Lokiarchaeota archaeon:
GAGATATCGAACTCGTTCTACGTAAACCAACATGGCAATTCAGCAAACAAACAGGCTCATATCGAAACTACTGCTGAAGAAATATGGCGGGATACAGAGGGTGAGGTTGACATCATTGTTGCAGCGCTGGGAACTACAGGAACAGCTATGGGCGTTGCAGAAGCTCTGAAACCGAGGAAACCAAGCTTAGAAGTGATTGGAGTGGAACCCAAAGCCGCACCCATGATTTCTGAGGGGAGTTGGGAGAAGCACAAACTGCCTGGGACCAGTCCTGGTTTTGTTCCAGACCTATATGAAGAAGGTCTTCTGGACGAGATTATCACGATAGATGCGGAGGGTGAAGCGTATGGATTCTGCCGGCGGTTGGCCGCGGAAGAGGGAATACTTGCTGGCATTTCTTCAGGGGCAACGGCTGCAGCTGCAGTTAGAATTGGGAAGCGATCGGAAAATGAGGGTAAGCTAATTGTGGCCATATTCGCTGATTCTGGGCAGCGTTACTTGAGTGTGAAGGGACTATTTTGAGGATTTCAGTCAGGAAATCACAAACACATTTTTGCCGACAAGCTGAATAGTCTCCATTGATAAGCTGTGTTTCATGGGGTCTGTAATGTGGAAATACCAACGCTTCATGATATTGAGAATGCTGCAAAACTGCTTAAGACCAGAATAAAGCACACCCCTTTAGTCCGTTCCGAGTTCCTGAGTGAGATAACAAATGGTTCTGTGTATCTCAAGCTCGAGAACCTGCAGAAAACGGGCGCCTTCAAAATCAGGGGTGCATTCACTGCCTTATCTAGACTTGAGCAGGAAGGGGACTCCAAAGGGGTAATAACCGCCTCTTCAGGAAACCATGGCCAGGCTGTTGGTCTAGCGGCAGCTGAGCTGGGAATCAATGCAACAATCGTGGTGCCTGAACATGTCTCGAAGAGTAAACTCGAGAAAATAGAGCAGTTTGATGTAACCGTGATCAAGAGGGGCTCGTACGAGGAGGTTGAGCCACTGGCAAAGAAACTGGCACACGATAAAGATCTGACGTATGTGAGTGGGTACAACCATCCTGATATCATTGCGGGTCAAGGTACCGTTGCGCTGGAAATACTGAAAGCAGAACCTGAGACCGATACAATCATTGTTCCGGTGGGCGGTGGCGGCTTGGTATCGGGTATTGCTATTGCAGCCAAAGGTTTGAATCCTGAAATACAGATAATCGGTGTTCAGGCAGAAGCATCACCTATGGTCTATCACTGCTGGAAATCGAATGAGTTTATCGAAGTAAAAGAGGAGGAGACTGTCGCTTCAGGATTGATGGGCGGTATTCAGGAGGGCTCAATCACACTTTCGATCATGAGGGACAAGGTGGATGACATGGTCTTGGTTGAAGAGGGGACTATTACACATGCTCTCAAGATTCTCTACGAAGCCGAAGGCCAGCGTGTTGAGGGTGCAGCAGCTGTTGCAGTTGCTGGGATTCTGAAGGATCCCGAACGGTTCAGAGGAGAGAATATCGTGGCTGTGCTGTCTGGCGGAAATATTGAAGAGTCTACATTTCAACAATTGATACGAGACACTAGTAGCTGAGTGATGAAAGATTGCCTGAAAATTTAGATGCAAAGAAACATGCGTTTCTGAATCGCCTGAGAAAATCACTTTTCTCTGTCCCTGACTGGATATCGGAGAACAGAGCTGATTTACTGCTTTTCATATCTGGGGCAGCTGTTACTGTTGCATCCTGTCTTCACTACCTGTTG
This window encodes:
- the cysK gene encoding cysteine synthase A, with product MHIPFLFGLHTFSSLIFLPVDRLNRRHLIALYCGDCHLKKSILECIGKTPIVQLGRLSQDCRATLAAKLEMFNPISIKDRPVLSMIAKAEKEGLIDENTTIIEATSGNTGMALAYICAVKGYRLIICMNEAMSDERKRILRLFGAELELTPPEFHTAAAKERAMELHAEISNSFYVNQHGNSANKQAHIETTAEEIWRDTEGEVDIIVAALGTTGTAMGVAEALKPRKPSLEVIGVEPKAAPMISEGSWEKHKLPGTSPGFVPDLYEEGLLDEIITIDAEGEAYGFCRRLAAEEGILAGISSGATAAAAVRIGKRSENEGKLIVAIFADSGQRYLSVKGLF
- a CDS encoding pyridoxal-phosphate dependent enzyme encodes the protein MFHGVCNVEIPTLHDIENAAKLLKTRIKHTPLVRSEFLSEITNGSVYLKLENLQKTGAFKIRGAFTALSRLEQEGDSKGVITASSGNHGQAVGLAAAELGINATIVVPEHVSKSKLEKIEQFDVTVIKRGSYEEVEPLAKKLAHDKDLTYVSGYNHPDIIAGQGTVALEILKAEPETDTIIVPVGGGGLVSGIAIAAKGLNPEIQIIGVQAEASPMVYHCWKSNEFIEVKEEETVASGLMGGIQEGSITLSIMRDKVDDMVLVEEGTITHALKILYEAEGQRVEGAAAVAVAGILKDPERFRGENIVAVLSGGNIEESTFQQLIRDTSS